Proteins from a genomic interval of Rhodococcoides fascians A25f:
- a CDS encoding ABC transporter ATP-binding protein: MLHRRTALGALGVTMIAAVIDISFPLLTRVAIDDATAGKGDVILTVAVAIALLGLVRFACQFGRRMLAGRLSIDVQHDLRLDLLASLQRLDGRKQDEIRTGQVVSRSITDLQLVQGLLAMVPLSAGAILQFVLALVVMAYLSPLLTVVAILIVPAVSIVVYRMRPTLFAATWSAQQRAADLAQHVEETVTGVRVVKGFGQEARAVDRIEQLGRTLFAERMRSAKINSRFAPSMATIPQLGLVGVIALGGYLALQGHITIGTFLAFATYVATLSAVTRTVSSVVIMAQLSRAAVERVYEVVDTEPTDPEPARPLSLPDGPLGVRIREVTFGFEPERDVLTDLSLTISPGETVAVVGHAGSGKTALALLLPRFYRPAEGHIELTSDGTSIDIDDLDSTSLREAVSLVFDEPFLFSDTIAANIALGRPDATADDIERAARLAQASTFIDALPEGYDSLVGERGLTLSGGQRQRIALARALLVEPRILILDDAASAVDAETEAAIFDALRGIRTRATLVLAHRRSTLTLADRVAVLDNGRIIDTGTVDELDRRCPLFRALLAGGDDEPGTEPAHDPIEQPSAETLWPETAPESSAEPNSVAAPGGGGGHGTAMAGAFGSLAPTPAISAAVAALPPATEDPGASGSDLRRPDPGFRLSRLLGPVRMLLAAVVVLLALDSLASIAFPSLVRYAVDSGVARGDSNTLWIATSIGVVLAAASWFVVCWTTVITARAGERVLFGLRVRSYAHIQRLGLDYYERELSGRIMTRMTTDVDALSSFIQTGASTAVVSVLTVVGIAAALLVTDLTLGLVALAVVPPLAVATVIFRRISSAAYSTSRERISIVNADFQENVTGLRAAQAYRREEYAASRFAERSDRYRASRMRSQTAISVFFPLITLLSDIALAVVVFVGAHQIATGTTTAGTLVAFVLYLGLLFGPIQQLSQVFDGYQQARVGVGRIGDLLRTTSSIETATTANTTPLPGGRLRADIDLVDVGFRYAGAHSDALSEVSLTIPAGTTVALVGRTGAGKSTVVKLLARFYDPTSGSVRVGGNDLRDYRLSDYRHRLGVVPQEAHLFTGTVASNIAYGRPDASRADIENAARSVGALTTIAALRGGMNQPVGERGQGLSAGQRQLIALARAELVDPDLLLLDEATATLDPATERTVLAASNAVVRTRTAVVVAHRLATAARADLIVVVDGGRIVETGRHSELRAQGGFYARLWTAAETNRGNNSIVQGVIDNEADGYR, from the coding sequence ATGCTGCACCGGCGCACGGCGCTGGGCGCACTGGGTGTGACGATGATCGCCGCCGTCATCGACATCTCGTTCCCGCTGCTCACCAGAGTGGCGATCGACGACGCGACCGCAGGCAAAGGCGACGTGATTCTCACGGTCGCCGTCGCCATCGCACTGTTGGGTCTGGTGCGATTCGCCTGCCAGTTCGGCAGGCGCATGCTCGCCGGCCGGCTCTCGATCGACGTTCAGCACGACCTACGTCTGGATCTGCTTGCATCGTTGCAGCGGCTCGACGGTCGCAAACAGGACGAGATCCGTACCGGCCAGGTCGTGTCGAGATCGATCACCGACCTGCAACTCGTCCAGGGTCTACTGGCCATGGTGCCGCTCTCGGCCGGAGCGATACTGCAGTTCGTCCTCGCCCTGGTGGTGATGGCGTATCTATCGCCGTTGCTCACCGTCGTCGCAATCCTCATCGTTCCCGCGGTGAGCATCGTGGTCTACCGAATGCGGCCGACTCTCTTCGCCGCCACCTGGTCTGCTCAACAACGTGCCGCCGATCTGGCGCAGCATGTCGAAGAGACCGTCACCGGGGTTCGAGTGGTCAAGGGCTTCGGTCAGGAAGCCCGCGCGGTCGATCGCATCGAACAGCTCGGTCGCACATTGTTCGCCGAGCGCATGCGGTCGGCGAAGATCAACTCGCGGTTCGCGCCGTCGATGGCCACCATTCCGCAGCTCGGTCTCGTCGGAGTCATCGCCCTCGGCGGATACCTCGCGCTGCAGGGCCACATCACGATCGGCACGTTCCTGGCCTTCGCGACCTACGTCGCCACGCTGTCCGCCGTCACCAGGACCGTCTCGTCCGTGGTGATCATGGCCCAGCTCTCGCGCGCGGCCGTGGAACGCGTCTACGAGGTGGTCGACACCGAGCCGACCGACCCGGAACCGGCGCGGCCTCTTTCGTTGCCCGACGGACCTCTCGGGGTTCGCATCCGTGAGGTGACGTTCGGATTCGAGCCCGAGCGGGACGTACTCACCGATCTGAGCCTGACCATCTCGCCCGGGGAAACCGTTGCCGTCGTCGGACATGCGGGTTCCGGGAAAACCGCACTCGCCCTCCTGCTGCCCCGCTTCTATCGCCCTGCCGAGGGGCACATCGAGCTGACGTCCGACGGTACTTCGATCGATATCGACGACCTCGACTCCACGTCACTGCGCGAGGCGGTGTCACTGGTGTTCGACGAGCCGTTTCTGTTCTCCGACACCATCGCCGCCAACATCGCCCTCGGCAGGCCCGACGCCACTGCCGACGACATCGAGCGCGCGGCGCGCCTGGCGCAGGCCTCCACCTTCATCGACGCATTGCCCGAGGGATACGACAGCCTGGTCGGCGAACGCGGGCTCACACTTTCCGGAGGACAGCGCCAGCGCATCGCTCTGGCGCGCGCCCTCCTCGTGGAACCGCGAATTCTGATTCTCGACGACGCCGCGTCCGCCGTCGACGCAGAGACCGAAGCAGCAATATTCGACGCGTTGCGTGGCATCCGGACGCGCGCGACTCTCGTCCTCGCTCATCGCCGTTCGACCCTGACACTGGCCGACCGCGTCGCCGTGCTCGACAACGGTCGGATCATCGACACCGGAACAGTCGACGAACTCGACCGACGCTGCCCGTTGTTCCGCGCTCTCCTGGCCGGTGGTGACGACGAACCGGGCACCGAGCCGGCCCACGACCCGATCGAGCAACCCTCTGCCGAGACGCTGTGGCCCGAGACCGCGCCAGAATCGTCGGCCGAGCCCAACAGCGTCGCAGCGCCCGGAGGCGGCGGTGGGCACGGAACTGCGATGGCGGGAGCGTTCGGCTCGCTGGCACCGACACCCGCCATATCCGCGGCCGTCGCGGCCCTGCCTCCGGCAACCGAGGACCCGGGCGCATCGGGCTCCGATCTCCGTCGACCCGACCCGGGATTCCGATTGTCGAGACTGCTCGGCCCGGTCCGGATGTTGCTCGCCGCCGTGGTCGTTCTGCTCGCACTCGACTCGTTGGCCTCCATCGCCTTTCCCTCACTCGTTCGCTACGCGGTGGACAGCGGAGTGGCACGCGGAGACTCGAACACGCTGTGGATCGCCACGTCGATCGGCGTCGTACTGGCAGCGGCGAGTTGGTTCGTCGTCTGTTGGACGACGGTCATCACTGCGCGGGCAGGCGAGCGAGTGCTGTTCGGCCTCCGAGTTCGCAGCTACGCGCACATTCAGCGACTCGGCCTCGACTACTACGAGCGTGAGCTCTCGGGCCGCATCATGACTCGGATGACCACCGACGTCGATGCACTGTCGTCGTTCATCCAGACCGGGGCATCGACCGCTGTGGTGAGCGTGTTGACCGTCGTCGGTATCGCGGCCGCCCTTCTCGTCACAGACCTCACTCTCGGCCTGGTGGCCTTGGCGGTCGTGCCGCCCCTCGCCGTGGCCACCGTGATCTTCCGTCGGATCTCGTCGGCGGCGTACTCGACGTCCCGCGAGCGCATCTCGATCGTCAACGCCGACTTCCAGGAGAACGTCACAGGCCTACGAGCCGCACAGGCGTACCGGCGTGAGGAGTACGCCGCATCCCGGTTCGCCGAACGCTCCGACCGTTACCGGGCCAGCCGAATGCGCTCGCAGACCGCGATCTCGGTGTTCTTTCCGCTCATCACGTTGCTCTCCGACATCGCCCTCGCCGTCGTCGTGTTCGTCGGCGCACATCAGATCGCCACCGGCACCACCACCGCGGGCACCCTCGTGGCGTTCGTCCTGTATCTCGGACTGCTCTTCGGACCGATCCAACAGCTCTCGCAGGTGTTCGACGGTTACCAGCAGGCACGGGTCGGCGTCGGACGCATCGGCGATCTGTTGCGCACCACGAGTTCGATCGAAACCGCCACGACCGCGAACACGACCCCGCTTCCTGGCGGACGCCTCCGTGCCGACATCGACCTCGTCGACGTCGGGTTTCGCTATGCCGGAGCTCACTCCGACGCACTGAGTGAGGTATCTCTCACCATCCCCGCCGGCACCACTGTCGCATTGGTCGGGCGCACCGGAGCGGGCAAATCCACCGTGGTCAAACTGCTGGCCCGGTTCTACGATCCGACCTCCGGATCGGTGCGCGTCGGCGGAAACGATCTGCGCGACTATCGACTGTCCGACTATCGGCATCGACTGGGCGTCGTACCGCAGGAAGCGCACCTGTTCACCGGAACCGTCGCGTCGAACATCGCCTACGGCAGACCCGACGCCAGCCGCGCCGACATCGAGAACGCGGCCCGCTCGGTGGGCGCTCTGACCACTATCGCTGCACTTCGCGGCGGCATGAACCAACCCGTCGGAGAGCGCGGCCAGGGGCTCTCCGCAGGCCAACGGCAACTGATCGCGCTGGCGCGAGCAGAACTGGTCGACCCCGATCTGCTCCTCCTCGACGAGGCAACCGCCACGCTCGATCCGGCCACCGAACGCACCGTCCTCGCGGCGAGCAATGCCGTCGTTCGTACCCGCACGGCGGTGGTGGTCGCGCACCGATTGGCGACCGCCGCACGGGCAGATCTGATCGTCGTCGTGGACGGCGGACGTATCGTGGAGACCGGACGACATTCGGAACTTCGCGCCCAGGGCGGTTTCTACGCCCGGTTGTGGACTGCGGCCGAAACGAACCGGGGGAATAATTCGATAGTCCAAGGAGTCATCGACAACGAGGCCGATGGTTACCGGTGA
- a CDS encoding ABC transporter permease: MNALLTSEIRKVTTLKFWWALAIAPIVVGIFASVITSVIANQLGPYEEDLDISGGVASIGLYVAAGAAILFAGIFGAVNAGTEFRHKTITTSFLTARGRDGVIAAKLIVTALFGLGYGLVVLLASLICLLIFNDRTVMLDGPFIGVVASCLLAVVLWSIIGAGLGLLLKSPTWAAIVLVAWLPFGEGLLSLILFGVGLGPVATVLPSNLTLPTMAATQLDDAGDLASWPWAPLGLALWAAILTGGGWFLARTRDID, from the coding sequence ATGAATGCGCTGCTGACGTCGGAGATCCGCAAGGTCACGACGCTGAAGTTCTGGTGGGCACTCGCGATCGCGCCGATCGTCGTCGGAATCTTCGCGTCCGTCATCACCTCGGTGATCGCGAACCAGTTGGGTCCGTACGAGGAGGACCTCGATATCTCGGGTGGTGTCGCCTCGATCGGCCTGTACGTCGCCGCCGGAGCCGCAATCCTCTTCGCCGGGATCTTCGGTGCCGTCAATGCCGGGACCGAGTTTCGCCACAAGACCATCACCACCAGCTTCTTGACGGCCCGCGGCCGCGACGGGGTGATCGCCGCCAAACTCATCGTCACCGCTCTGTTCGGACTCGGGTACGGCCTGGTCGTACTGCTGGCCAGCCTGATCTGTCTGCTGATCTTCAACGACCGGACCGTGATGCTCGACGGCCCGTTCATCGGTGTGGTCGCGTCGTGCCTGCTGGCCGTCGTGCTGTGGTCGATCATCGGTGCGGGGCTGGGCCTGCTGCTGAAATCTCCGACGTGGGCGGCCATCGTGCTCGTCGCCTGGCTGCCGTTCGGCGAGGGTCTGCTCTCGCTGATCCTCTTCGGGGTGGGGTTGGGACCTGTTGCCACCGTGCTGCCGTCGAACCTGACCCTGCCGACGATGGCGGCCACACAATTGGACGACGCCGGCGATCTGGCGTCGTGGCCGTGGGCACCGCTGGGGCTCGCATTGTGGGCCGCGATCCTCACCGGCGGCGGCTGGTTTCTGGCCCGCACCCGCGACATCGACTGA
- a CDS encoding ATP-binding cassette domain-containing protein: MTSYSGAALEAQALTKQFGTVRAVSDLSFVVPRGTVTGFLGPNGSGKTTTLRMLLGLVAPTSGIGLVNGAPFGAAIHPAHTVGAVLDSLSMHPKRSAAHHLKIYTAAIGVPDSRALDVLHLVGLGDAAHRPAGGFSLGMRQRLTLATALLGDPEILVLDEPANGLDPEGIAWLRDFLKAFAASGRTVLISSHILREIEQTVDNLVIVSAGSLMYQGSIAQLRSTRPSRVLVAASDPATLAIALASNGLNDTQLLPDGRIGVAGTDAATITRIAATADVTVFGTTAEHVDLEQVFLSMTAGQYTAAPVGQNPYGPPPGQPQGYAPPPNYGPPPGYGPPPGYGPPPPEYGPPQNWNGGRR; the protein is encoded by the coding sequence ATGACCAGCTACTCGGGAGCAGCGCTGGAAGCGCAGGCACTGACCAAGCAATTCGGCACAGTTCGGGCGGTGTCGGACCTGAGCTTCGTCGTTCCGCGCGGCACCGTCACCGGATTCCTCGGTCCCAACGGATCGGGTAAGACCACCACGCTGCGCATGCTGCTCGGGCTCGTAGCACCCACCTCGGGGATCGGTCTCGTGAACGGCGCACCGTTCGGTGCAGCAATACACCCGGCCCACACAGTGGGAGCCGTTCTCGACTCGCTGAGCATGCACCCCAAACGGAGCGCCGCTCATCACCTGAAGATCTACACCGCGGCGATCGGCGTGCCCGACAGCCGCGCCCTCGACGTGCTGCACCTGGTCGGCCTCGGCGATGCCGCCCACCGCCCCGCAGGCGGCTTCTCACTCGGCATGCGGCAGCGTCTGACGTTGGCGACAGCCCTGCTCGGAGACCCCGAAATCCTGGTGCTCGACGAACCGGCGAACGGTCTCGACCCCGAGGGCATCGCCTGGCTCCGCGATTTCCTGAAGGCATTCGCGGCCTCGGGGAGGACGGTACTGATCTCGAGTCACATTCTTCGTGAAATCGAGCAGACCGTCGACAATCTGGTGATAGTCAGCGCCGGCTCGTTGATGTATCAGGGCTCGATCGCACAGTTGCGGTCCACCCGCCCGAGCCGTGTGCTCGTGGCGGCATCGGACCCGGCGACACTGGCGATCGCATTGGCATCGAACGGCCTCAACGACACCCAGCTCCTGCCCGACGGCCGCATCGGCGTCGCAGGCACCGACGCGGCCACGATCACACGTATCGCCGCAACCGCCGATGTCACGGTGTTCGGAACCACCGCAGAGCACGTCGATCTCGAGCAGGTGTTCCTGTCGATGACGGCGGGGCAGTACACCGCGGCACCGGTCGGTCAGAATCCGTACGGGCCGCCGCCGGGACAACCGCAGGGTTATGCACCACCGCCGAACTACGGTCCGCCTCCGGGTTACGGCCCACCTCCGGGTTACGGCCCACCTCCGCCCGAATACGGACCGCCGCAGAATTGGAACGGAGGCCGGCGATGA
- a CDS encoding LLM class F420-dependent oxidoreductase: MTSTPELGKYGVWRLHSAFTPELSRAIESFGYGTIWLGGSPPADLTTTEEILDATETVVVATGIVNIWSDAAADVAQSYHRLEKKHPGRFLLGIGAGHPEATQEYTKPYDALVSYLDDLDTAGVPVERRVLAALGPKVLALAADRTAGAHPYLTTPEHTREAREALGPNKILAPEHKVVLESDPQKARAIGRPPVNNPYLHLRNYTNNLNRLGYSDDEIGDGGSDRLIDALVAHGTADAIAARLKEHLAAGASHVTLHSLPDDADPLETYRDIAAALLR, encoded by the coding sequence ATGACTTCCACACCTGAACTCGGCAAGTACGGCGTCTGGCGGCTTCACTCGGCGTTCACTCCCGAACTGTCTCGTGCCATCGAGTCATTCGGCTACGGAACTATCTGGCTCGGCGGCTCCCCGCCCGCGGATCTGACCACCACCGAAGAGATTCTCGACGCCACCGAGACGGTCGTGGTGGCAACCGGCATCGTCAACATCTGGTCGGACGCAGCCGCGGACGTCGCGCAGTCGTATCACCGGTTGGAAAAGAAGCATCCGGGACGATTCCTCCTCGGAATCGGTGCCGGCCACCCGGAGGCAACGCAGGAATACACCAAGCCATACGACGCCCTGGTGTCGTATCTGGACGATCTCGACACCGCAGGAGTGCCGGTGGAACGACGCGTCCTCGCTGCGCTCGGCCCCAAGGTTCTTGCGCTCGCCGCCGACCGCACGGCCGGTGCGCATCCGTACCTGACCACCCCCGAACACACCCGTGAGGCGCGAGAAGCATTGGGGCCGAACAAGATTTTGGCACCCGAGCACAAGGTGGTTCTCGAATCCGACCCACAGAAGGCCCGAGCAATCGGCCGACCACCGGTGAACAACCCCTATCTTCACCTCCGCAACTACACCAACAATCTGAACCGGCTCGGCTACTCGGACGACGAGATCGGGGACGGTGGCAGCGACCGGCTGATCGACGCTCTGGTGGCGCACGGCACGGCCGACGCGATCGCCGCACGATTGAAGGAACACCTCGCCGCGGGCGCGTCGCACGTGACACTGCACTCTCTTCCCGACGACGCCGATCCGCTCGAGACCTACCGCGACATCGCCGCCGCGCTGCTTCGCTGA
- a CDS encoding helix-turn-helix domain-containing protein produces MQIPPSEVVSDGARRAPCAALRPFVRPYEGYRTRGLAPGEHVGMPGPYLTVIVAMEPSLEIARAPRQGAGVFETLASGITTSPVTIVHNGNQSGIQLSLTPLGSRALLGVPAAELGEWLVDLDEVLGADAVELRERVCAAPEWAARFDVVDEILLRRLRECEVDSRLIGAWHALTSGSVPKVADVALDIGWSRRYLVSKFSSEFGVGPKEAVRIARFYRSHRRLRDPACSDLAAVASECGFYDQPHMNREWRVMAGMSPTTWREREMFSFFQDSAAGDEEGIGS; encoded by the coding sequence GTGCAGATTCCTCCGAGCGAGGTGGTGTCCGACGGCGCGCGCCGCGCGCCGTGTGCGGCGTTGCGCCCGTTCGTGCGGCCGTACGAGGGGTATCGGACGCGTGGGTTGGCACCGGGTGAGCACGTGGGAATGCCGGGCCCTTATTTGACGGTCATCGTGGCGATGGAGCCGAGTCTGGAGATCGCCAGGGCTCCGCGTCAGGGTGCGGGCGTATTCGAGACGCTGGCGAGCGGAATCACCACCTCGCCGGTGACGATCGTGCACAACGGCAATCAATCGGGAATCCAGTTGTCGTTGACGCCGCTCGGCTCGAGAGCCTTGCTGGGAGTCCCCGCAGCAGAGCTGGGGGAGTGGCTGGTCGACCTCGACGAAGTGCTGGGCGCAGACGCGGTCGAACTCCGTGAGCGAGTTTGTGCGGCTCCGGAGTGGGCGGCTCGTTTCGATGTGGTGGACGAGATCTTGTTGCGTCGCCTTCGAGAGTGCGAAGTCGATTCCCGGTTGATCGGGGCGTGGCACGCACTCACTTCGGGTTCGGTTCCGAAGGTCGCGGACGTTGCGCTCGATATCGGTTGGAGCAGAAGATATTTGGTGTCGAAGTTCAGTTCGGAGTTCGGTGTCGGTCCGAAGGAAGCGGTGCGTATCGCTCGTTTTTATCGTTCGCATCGACGGTTGCGTGATCCGGCCTGTTCCGACCTCGCTGCGGTGGCATCCGAATGCGGCTTCTACGACCAGCCGCACATGAACCGCGAATGGCGTGTGATGGCGGGTATGTCGCCGACGACGTGGCGCGAGCGCGAGATGTTCTCATTTTTCCAAGACTCCGCGGCCGGTGACGAGGAGGGTATCGGTTCATGA
- a CDS encoding VOC family protein, producing the protein MTTHIWPTLKYDNARDAIRFIVDVLGFEERAVYGEGDRVDHAELRWPEGGGVMLGSVRDEGAIGEMPPGVGSIYIVTDDPDGIHDRIVAAGGNVTQGLRDEDYGSRGFTCRDAEGVYWSFGTYAGG; encoded by the coding sequence ATGACGACACATATCTGGCCCACTCTGAAATACGACAACGCACGCGACGCCATCCGATTCATCGTCGACGTGTTGGGATTCGAGGAGCGCGCGGTGTACGGCGAAGGCGACCGCGTCGATCATGCGGAACTGCGCTGGCCCGAGGGTGGTGGGGTGATGCTGGGCAGTGTGCGCGACGAGGGTGCCATCGGCGAGATGCCGCCGGGCGTCGGTTCGATCTACATCGTCACCGACGACCCGGACGGCATCCACGATCGCATCGTTGCGGCGGGCGGCAATGTCACGCAGGGGTTGCGCGACGAGGATTACGGCAGCCGCGGTTTCACCTGTCGCGACGCCGAAGGGGTCTACTGGAGTTTCGGCACCTACGCCGGGGGTTAG
- a CDS encoding glutathione S-transferase family protein, whose amino-acid sequence MADDAAYVEPGKEFERDTNYIPTRITADGRDGYPVEPGRYRLIAARACPWAHRSIIVRRLLGLEDVLSLGIPGPTHDPRSWNFQEEPGGIDSVLNIERLQDAYFARFPDYERGITVPAIVDVPTGEVVTNDYPQITLDLSTEWTQYHRDGAPDLYPEALRGEIDEVADLVFRDVNNGVYRCGFAGSQEAYDKAYDRLFARLDWLVERLSTQRYLVGDHITEADVRLFTTLVRFDPVYHGHFKCNRSKLTEMPVLWNYARDLFQTPGFGDTVDFDHIKRHYYEVHTDINPSGIVPKGPDLQGWLEPHGRESLGGSPFGDGTAPPPPKPDELVPPEHWVK is encoded by the coding sequence ATGGCCGATGACGCCGCATACGTGGAACCGGGCAAGGAATTCGAGCGCGACACCAACTACATACCGACACGCATCACCGCCGATGGCCGAGACGGTTATCCGGTGGAGCCGGGACGGTATCGCCTGATTGCTGCGCGCGCCTGCCCGTGGGCTCATCGGTCCATCATCGTACGTCGACTCCTGGGACTCGAAGATGTTCTCTCCCTGGGCATTCCGGGGCCGACCCACGACCCGCGCAGCTGGAACTTCCAGGAAGAGCCCGGTGGGATCGATTCGGTTCTGAACATCGAGAGGCTGCAGGACGCCTACTTCGCCCGGTTCCCGGACTACGAGCGCGGTATCACCGTCCCCGCCATCGTCGACGTCCCTACCGGCGAGGTCGTGACCAACGATTACCCGCAGATCACGCTGGATCTGTCGACCGAGTGGACGCAGTACCACCGAGACGGTGCCCCCGACCTGTACCCCGAAGCACTGCGCGGCGAGATCGACGAGGTGGCCGACCTCGTGTTCCGAGACGTCAACAACGGCGTCTACCGCTGCGGGTTCGCCGGTTCGCAGGAGGCATACGACAAGGCATACGACAGACTGTTCGCGCGCCTCGACTGGCTCGTCGAACGCCTGTCCACGCAGCGTTACCTCGTCGGAGACCACATCACCGAAGCCGACGTACGCCTGTTCACCACCCTGGTGCGCTTCGATCCCGTCTACCACGGCCACTTCAAGTGCAACCGCAGCAAACTCACCGAAATGCCGGTGCTGTGGAACTACGCCCGCGACCTCTTTCAGACCCCCGGGTTCGGCGACACCGTCGACTTCGACCACATCAAGCGGCACTACTACGAGGTGCACACCGACATCAACCCGTCGGGCATCGTGCCGAAGGGCCCGGATCTACAAGGCTGGCTGGAGCCGCACGGGCGGGAATCACTGGGCGGATCACCCTTCGGCGACGGCACCGCTCCGCCACCGCCGAAGCCGGACGAACTGGTCCCGCCCGAGCACTGGGTGAAGTAA
- a CDS encoding GNAT family N-acetyltransferase yields MDLPLFDDVRFDPHKLDIVRLAWCRQLGLDDTALDTDADRVEHLVSTENITVLQLAGTTVTAGPSWAVDASRSMTGRPGADRTWMSSILGDRSERYEIGTHSLAYGSDIGHSIDVHDPLISHDAVHVRNLAAQCSDADVAEAFGESVSRNWFTLLGDDRPADSARSLAAAGYSEEQLILADMRVLTDPDHRRRGHAQVVGRLATNDAIDEGLIPQWRSRPENSIARRLAARLGYTEIGVCHTAAVRP; encoded by the coding sequence GTGGATCTCCCCCTCTTCGACGACGTCCGATTCGACCCCCACAAACTCGACATCGTTCGCCTGGCCTGGTGTCGACAACTGGGCCTGGACGACACGGCCCTCGACACCGACGCCGACCGCGTCGAACATCTCGTGTCGACGGAGAACATCACCGTGCTGCAACTGGCCGGGACCACTGTGACCGCAGGGCCGTCCTGGGCGGTGGATGCTTCCCGCTCGATGACCGGCCGGCCCGGTGCGGACCGAACCTGGATGTCCTCGATTCTCGGCGACCGTTCGGAGCGCTACGAGATCGGCACCCACTCGCTGGCGTACGGCTCGGACATCGGCCACTCCATCGATGTGCACGATCCGCTGATCTCCCACGATGCTGTGCACGTCCGCAACCTGGCGGCGCAGTGCAGTGATGCCGACGTTGCCGAGGCATTCGGAGAATCCGTCTCACGGAACTGGTTCACGCTGCTCGGCGACGACAGACCAGCGGACTCGGCGCGGTCCCTCGCCGCGGCCGGCTACTCGGAAGAGCAGCTGATTCTGGCCGACATGCGCGTCCTGACCGACCCGGATCATCGCCGACGGGGTCACGCTCAGGTGGTCGGCCGACTGGCCACCAACGACGCCATCGACGAGGGCTTGATCCCGCAGTGGCGCTCGCGACCCGAGAACTCCATTGCCCGACGCCTCGCCGCGCGGCTGGGATACACCGAAATCGGCGTGTGCCACACGGCTGCGGTTCGACCCTGA
- a CDS encoding cold-shock protein, translated as MTQGSVKWFNGEKGFGFIEQDGGGPDVFVHYSEIQGSGFKSLDEGQRVEFEVGQGQKGPQATGVRAI; from the coding sequence ATGACGCAGGGCAGTGTGAAGTGGTTCAACGGCGAAAAGGGCTTCGGCTTCATCGAGCAGGATGGTGGCGGACCGGACGTTTTCGTTCATTACTCGGAGATTCAGGGTAGCGGCTTCAAGTCGCTCGACGAGGGCCAGCGCGTGGAGTTCGAGGTGGGCCAGGGTCAGAAGGGCCCCCAGGCTACCGGCGTCCGCGCCATCTGA
- a CDS encoding PadR family transcriptional regulator, translating to MNPLGVSVLALLSEGPMHPYEMYQLLLERKEDRIVKIRPGSLYHAVARLHGRELITEVGTDRGGNRPERTTYEITPAGRRVLVDRLAEILRSPVREYPQFTLGLSEMHNLPASEAIALLRGRIEDLSLEIEELSGFQLLARERKSSEIYWAGIDYTYHMLAAEVKWLTSYIDRLDSGELEWPHAISAQHATLTDRHRPHDPDTSGH from the coding sequence GTGAATCCGCTGGGGGTCTCGGTCCTCGCCCTGCTCTCGGAGGGGCCGATGCATCCCTACGAGATGTATCAGCTCCTTCTCGAGCGCAAAGAGGACCGAATCGTCAAGATCCGCCCCGGTTCGCTGTATCACGCAGTTGCTCGACTCCACGGGCGGGAGTTGATCACCGAGGTCGGCACCGACCGCGGGGGAAATCGTCCCGAGCGCACGACCTACGAGATCACCCCCGCCGGTAGGCGGGTCCTCGTCGATCGGCTCGCCGAGATCCTTCGCTCCCCGGTGCGCGAATATCCACAGTTCACCCTCGGCCTGTCCGAGATGCACAACCTACCGGCGTCCGAGGCGATCGCGTTGCTCCGTGGGCGCATCGAAGACCTGTCGCTCGAGATCGAGGAACTGTCCGGATTCCAGCTCCTGGCGCGAGAACGCAAGTCGTCCGAAATCTACTGGGCTGGAATCGATTACACGTACCACATGCTGGCCGCTGAAGTGAAGTGGTTGACGAGCTACATCGATCGCCTCGACAGCGGCGAGCTCGAGTGGCCGCATGCCATTTCCGCACAGCACGCCACCCTGACCGATCGGCACCGACCACACGACCCCGACACCTCGGGGCACTAG